A genomic stretch from Salarias fasciatus chromosome 18, fSalaFa1.1, whole genome shotgun sequence includes:
- the LOC115405835 gene encoding ranBP-type and C3HC4-type zinc finger-containing protein 1-like, which yields MALSSGGWAPPAPVPASSQQQAACGGGSGSGGGGGGPAPAVCCSTVLMSVRVSVCNSGIRPLCLPGAGSEALRLQLSMDPSRAGEFRLALRDTSGNRSVFIAEFDLRSVQYEVKSSRCHEMRLAAPPHDCIRFNFRCDREAEEWATVVMSSLREAHRVANIGAFEADGKPSSTAAAAMDQWSSASLPLSEELCLELARAIEAGDTQAASQHASALARQKVALTIQLSEKNYADGEISLSVVVEDVSSSCCVTVKVFPFMTVAALKQQVFLEYGFHPRVQRWVIGQCLCTEPRSLASYGVQRDGDTAYLYLISARQARITRQLFQQDLESALLAPPLPLGNGPTSQDWRGYSTLPSRLPHNNQGTGGSTERPGDIKDVLDMEKLQLNEHSSKASKTQLTEWACPSCTFINKPSRPGCEICTTARPDTLQHSCSQQENGRREDRGGEAALSSS from the exons ATGGCTCTCAGCTCGGGCGGCTGGGCTCCGCCGGCCCCGGTCCCCGCCTCGTCCCAGCAGCAGGCTGcgtgcggcggcggcagcggcagcggcggcggcggcggagggccCGCCCCGGCCGTCTGCTGCAGCACCGTGCTTATGTCGGTCCGCGTCTCCGTGTGCAACTCCGGGATCCGGCCTCTGTGTCTGCCCGGGGCGGGCAGCGAGGCTCTGCGGCTGCAGCTCAGCATGGACCCGAGCCGGGCCGGAGAGTTCCGGCTGGCGCTCAGAGACACGAGTGGGAACCGCAGTGTG ttCATCGCAGAGTTCGACCTGCGCTCGGTGCAATACGAGGTGAAGTCGTCGCGCTGCCATGAGATGCGTCTCGCAGCTCCGCCTCACGACTGCATCCGCTTCAACTTCCGCTGCGACCGGGAGGCAGAGGAGTGGGCCACCGTGGTCATGTCCTCGCTCCGAGAGGCGCATCGAG TTGCAAACATCGGTGCGTTTGAAGCAGACGGTAAACCGAGCAGCACGGCAGCAGCGGCGATGGATCAGTGGAGCTCCGCCTCCCTGCCGCTCAGCG agGAGCTGTGTCTGGAGCTTGCCCGGGCGATCGAGGCCGGCGACACGCAGGCGGCCTCGCAGCACGCTTCGGCGCTGGCCCGGCAGAAGGTGGCGCTGACGATACAGCTGTCCGAGAAAAACTACGCAGACGGAGAAATCAG TTTAtcagtggtggtggaggatgtctcctcctcctgttgtgTCACAGTGAAAGTGTTCCCCTTCATGACCGTGGCTGCTCTCAAACAACAG gTGTTCCTGGAGTACGGCTTCCACCCTCGAGTGCAGCGCTGGGTCATCGGTCAGTGCCTGTGCACCGAGCCGCGCTCGCTGGCCTCTTACGGCGTGCAGAGGGACGGCGACACGGCGTACCTGTACTTGATCTCCGCCCGACAGGCCCGCATCACACGCCAGCTgttccagcaggacctggagagCGCCCTCCtcgccccgcccctccccctggGGAACGGCCCCACCTCTCAGGACTGGAGGGGCTACAGCACCCTGCCCTCACGACTCCCCCACAACAACCAGG GTACGGGTGGATCGACTGAGCGGCCGGGTGACATCAAGGATGTGCTCGAcatggagaagctgcagctgaacgAGCACAGCAGCAAAGCCAGTAAAACACag ctgacTGAGTGGGCGTGTCCTTCCTGCACCTTTATCAACAAACCGTCTCGTCCCGGCTGCGAGATCTGCACCACGGCGCGACCcgacacactgcagcacagctgcagccagcag GAGAACGGGCGGCGAGAGGaccgaggaggagaagcagctctgagcagcagctga
- the LOC115405843 gene encoding guanine nucleotide-binding protein G(olf) subunit alpha-like, producing MGCLGGKTEEERLDEKAKREANKKIERQLQKERQAYKATHRLLLLGAGESGKSTIVKQMRILHVDGFNAEEKQQKIQDIRKNVKDAIVTIVSAMSILSPPIAIGNPGNQFRMEYIKSIAPLSDFEYTEEFFEHTQKLWEDEGVKACFERSNEYQLIDCAQYFLDRLDSVRSTDYTPTDQDLLRCRVLTSGIFETRFQVDKVNFHMFDVGGQRDERRKWIQCFNDVTAIIFVAASSSYNMVIREDNSTNRLRESLDLFRSIWTNRFLKTISVILFLNKQDVLADKILAGKSKLEDYFPEYTNYQVPPDAVPDSEEDPKVTRAKFFIRDEFLRISTASGDGKHYCYPHFTCAVDTENIRRVFNDCRDIIQRMHLRQYELL from the exons ATGGGCTGTCTGGgagggaaaacagaggaagaacGACTGGATGAGAAAGCCAAACGAGAAGCCAACAAGAAGATCGAGAGACAGCTTCAGAAGGAGAGACAGGCGTACAAGGCCACACACAGACTGCTACTGCTCG GTGCAGGAGAATCAGGTAAAAGTACCATTGTGAAGCAGATGAGGATTCTTCACGTTGACGGCTTCAATGCTGA agagaaacagcagaagaTTCAAGACATCAGAAAGAACGTGAAGGATGCCATCGTG ACTATCGTGTCAGCCATGAGCATCCTGTCCCCGCCCATCGCCATCGGTAACCCGGGCAACCAGTTCAGGATGGAATACATCAAGAGCATCGCACCCCTGTCTGACTTCGAGTACACTGAG GAGTTCTTCGAGCATACTCAGAAACTGTGGGAAGATGAAGGAGTGAAGGCCTGTTTTGAACGCTCTAATGAGTACCAGCTGATCGACTGCGCTCAATA CTTCCTGGATAGGTTGGACTCGGTCAGAAGCACCGACTACACACCAACTGACCAG GATCTCCTGCGTTGCAGAGTTCTGACTTCAGGGATCTTTGAAACCAGGTTTCAGGTGGACAAAGTCAACTTTCA taTGTTTGATGTGGGAGGGCAGCGGGATGAGCGCAGGAAGTGGATCCAGTGCTTCAACG acgtGACAGCCATCATCTTCGtggcggccagcagcagctacaACATGGTGATCAGAGAGGACAACTCCACCAATCGGCTGCGAGAGTCTCTGGACCTCTTCAGATCCATCTGGACCAACAG GTTTCTGAAGACCATCTCAGTCATCTTGTTCTTGAACAAACAAGACGTTCTAGCTGATAAGATTTTGGCGGGAAAATCCAAACTGGAGGATTATTTTCCCGAATATACCAACTACCAAGTTCCTCCTGATg CTGTTCCAGATTCTGAGGAGGACCCCAAAGTGACTCGAGCCAAGTTCTTCATCAGAGACGAGTTTCTg AGGATCAGCACGGCGAGCGGTGACGGCAAACACTACTGCTACCCTCACTTCACCTGCGCTGTCGACACGGAGAACATTCGCCGCGTCTTCAATGACTGTCGCGACATCATCCAGCGCATGCACCTGCGGCAGTACGagctgctctga
- the sycp2l gene encoding synaptonemal complex protein 2-like, with the protein MADLHAGHFKRVELVLKSFENLTENQRQTVVSVGLATKVIFPELSGILLQLIRLSLKTEIHFPLRLEGIRTFNNIVEGLSREQRRLLQIEQGQNPILFQMAAAVLTVGNYELQGSLLEALCRLTPRRHRQERANDWFSSSDIVNAFCNIRDADFEADSRHFLNFVNASNGEQRRVYTFPCLQAFLNTTQLFRPKDDQLEEFWVDFNVDSESVSFFVDEPEAPLWGSIHLVKNDVKHYTLHVRDKEMVFRVQLNNPIIHQGSRGHTVELTFSSEHHCELHKAVERVFMEATGTVPPSPSAKSNCKLTYSRKKPQSKSQLKVLPLSSPSSEEDSTICLVITLEQDVKQCVRDGEEPHSSQQQKADFGGNISPIKKDVIRKRKAADSAHLSDRSETVPATKMKADPQSEEEAPLIIADSKEEEPVTQEDWHLPEPCFEPQTELAPNIIAAFKTLESELEKDFTACREKVEAGVHFTLMECEQLVSSLLTTVHENRLKLLQTFGSSISDHLKQLAEESSTLNSINTQILVLT; encoded by the exons atggct GATCTGCACGCAGGACATTTCAAGAGAGTTGAACTGGTGCTGAAATCTTTTGAGAATTTGACAGAGAACCAACGACAGACAGTCGTCAGCGTGGGACTGGCCACCAAAGTAATCT TTCCTGAGCTGTCTGGGATTCTGCTTCAGTTGATTCGTTTGTCTCTCAAGACAGAAATCCACTTCCCACTCAGACTGGAG GGGATCAGAACCTTCAACAATATCGTTGAGGGTCTGAGCCGAGAACAGAGGAGGCTGCTCCAGATTGAGCAGGGCCAGAACCCGATACT gTTTCAGATGGCAGCAGCAGTTCTCACAGTTGGAA ACTACGAGCTGCAGGGCAGCCTGTTGGAGGCCCTCTGCCGCCTGACGCCACGTAGGCACCGCCAGGAAAGAGCCAACGACTGGTTCTCCAGCTCCGACATCGTCAACGCCTTCTGTAACAtcagagacgctgattttgagGCA GACTCCAGACATTTCCTGAACTTTGTGAACGCTTCCAATGGAGAACAGAGAAG agtctACACCTTCCCCTGTCTGCAAGCTTTTCTAAACACTACACAG ttgtttCGACCCAAAGATGACCAACTGGAGGAGTTCTGGGTAGACTTTAATGTTGACTCAGAAAGTGTGAGCTTCTTCGTCGATGAGCCTGAG GCCCCTCTGTGGGGCTCCATCCACTTGGTGAAGAACGACGTGAAGCATTACACTCTGCACGTCAGAGACAAGG AGATGGTGTTCCGTGTTCAACTGAACAATCCCATCATCCATCAGGGCAGCAGAGGTCATACGGTGGAGCTGACCTTCAGCAGCGAGCATCACTGTGAGCTCCATAAGGCGGTGGAACGAGTCTTCATG gAAGCCACTGGCACAGTTCCACCCTCCCCCTCTGCAAAATCAAACTGTAAACTGACTTACAGCCGCAAGAAACCACAGAGCAAGAGCCAGCTGAAGG TTTTACCTTTGTCATCACCAAGCAGTGAGGAAGACTCCACCATCTGCTTGGTAATAACACTGGAACAAGATGTCAAACAGT GTGTTCGTGATGGGGAGGAGCCTCACAGCTCTCAGCAGCAGAAGGCAGACTTTGGAGGAAATATTTCTCCAAtaaaaaag GATGTCATCAGgaagagaaaagctgcagattcag CTCACCTGTCAGACCGGAGTGAGACTGTGCCTGCCACGAAGATGAAGGCTGATCCTCAGTCAGAAGAGGAAGCACCCCTGATCATA GCAGATTCAAAGGAGGAAGAACCAGTCACCCAGGAAGACTGGCATCTACCCGAACCATGCTTCGAACCACAGACTGAGCTGGCACCCAACATCATCGCTGCCTTCAAAACATTAGAATCAGAGCTGGAGAAAGACTTCACT GCCTGCAGGGAAAAAGTCGAAGCTGGAGTACATTTTACTCTGATGGAGTGTGAGCAGCTCGTTTCCTCACTGCTCACAACGGTTCATGAGAACAG GCTGAAGTTGCTCCAGACATTCGGGAGCAGCATCTCGGATCATCTGAAGCAACTTGCAGAGGAGTCGTCAACTCTGAATTCCATCAACACCCAGATCCTGGTACTAACGTGA
- the LOC115405851 gene encoding leucine-rich repeat-containing protein 30-like — MGAAVCKEEVKEEKRRSIGREDSLTSADRIRRFTVKQFGYNVLILARRGLKEAPEELWELLDVEKLNLSLNSLRFLPPQLALLSNLVVLNLWGNQLSSLPAEIGQLRRLRVLFAYRNKLSEIPEELGACTQLEVLSLANNQLSSLPASLSNLSRLRKLNLSHNLIAHLPACVYSMKALVFLHLACNRLDSLAENIQALVELKILIVEGNSLHTLPKGLCCLTRLELLNLDFNDIKDVPQELHYLSRLERLACHPLDKGLHIVHNPLLKPIKEVLEGGLTALYNYLRAT; from the exons ATGGGAGCAGCTGTCTgtaaggaggaggtgaaggaagagaagaggaggagcatAGGGAGGGAGGACAGCCTGACGTCGGCCGACAGAATCCGACGATTCACCGTCAAACAGTTTGGATACAACGTCTTGATTCTGGCTCGCAGAGGACTGAAG gaggcgccgGAAGAGCTGTGGGAGCTGCTGGATGTGGAGAAGTTGAACCTTTCCCTAAACAGTCTGAGGTTCCTCCCCCCTCAGCTGGCTCTGCTCTCCAACCTGGTGGTCCTCAACCTGTGGGGCAACCAG ctAAGCAGCCTGCCGGCGGAGATCGGACAGCTGAGGAGACTTCGCGTTTTGTTTGCCTACAGAAACAAACTGAGTGAGATTCCTGAAGAGCTCGGAGCCTGTACACAGCTGGAG GTTCTCAGTCTGGCTAACAACCAGCTGTCCTCTCTCCCGGCTTCGCTCTCCAACCTGAGCCGCCTCCGCAAACTGAACCTCAGCCACAACCTCATCGCTCACCTCCCGGCCTGCGTCTACAGCATGAAGGCTCTG gtgtttCTCCATCTGGCCTGTAACCGACTGGACAGCCTGGCGGAGAACATACAGGCTCTGGTGGAACTCAAGATCCTCATCGTGGAGGGAAACAGCCTCCACACACTGCCCAAGGGTCTCTGCTGCCTCACCAG GTTGGAACTGCTGAATCTGGACTTTAACGACATCAAGGATGTTCCTCAG GAGCTGCACTACCTGTCGCGGTTGGAGAGGTTAGCCTGCCATCCTCTGGACAAAGGACTCCACATTGTCCACAACCCGCTGCTCAAACCCATCAAGGAGGTTCTGGAGGGCGGACTGACCGCGCTCTATAACTACCTGAGGGCGACTTAG